One Rosa chinensis cultivar Old Blush chromosome 5, RchiOBHm-V2, whole genome shotgun sequence genomic region harbors:
- the LOC112166914 gene encoding peroxidase N, translating to MKRSFSSFIHLRRCFLVVMILFALSSVVKAQLSTDFYQQTCPNLLKIVRTEVQNAIKSEMRMAASLLRLHFHDCFVNGCDASILLDLPDGEKSAFPNVNSARGFEVIDAIKSSVESACSGVVSCTDILTIAARDSVVLSGGNSWKVLLGRRDGFVANQTGANVGLPSPFDTLDVIISKFANVGLNVTDVVALSGAHTIGLARCATFSNRLFNFQGTGGPDSTLDSSMATDLQNLCPVTSDGNNTAVLDRNSRDLFDNHYFQNLLTGKGLLSSDQLLISSDLADTTSIKSLVQSYSSNSNLFLADFANSMIKMGSISPLTGSAGEIRKNCRVVNS from the exons ATGAAAAGGTCATTCAGTAGTTTCATTCATCTTCGTCGTTGTTTTTTGGTAGTTATGATCTTATTTGCATTGAGTTCGGTTGTGAAAGCCCAATTGAGTACGGATTTCTACCAGCAAACATGTCCAAATCTTCTCAAAATCGTCCGGACAGAGGTTCAGAATGCTATCAAATCCGAAATGCGAATGGCTGCTTCGTTGCTTCGGCTTCACTTCCACGACTGCTTTGTCAAC GGTTGTGATGCGTCGATACTACTCGATTTACCTGATGGTGAGAAGTCTGCCTTTCCGAACGTGAATTCAGCGAGAGGATTTGAAGTTATCGATGCAATCAAGAGCTCCGTGGAGAGTGCATGTAGTGGAGTTGTTTCTTGTACTGATATACTAACCATAGCTGCCCGAGATTCTGTGGTCTTA AGTGGAGGAAATTCATGGAAAGTTTTGCTGGGAAGAAGAGACGGGTTTGTGGCAAACCAGACAGGAGCAAACGTTGGGCTTCCTTCTCCATTTGACACGCTTGATGTCATCATTTCCAAGTTCGCCAATGTAGGCCTAAATGTCACAGACGTGGTAGCCTTATCAG GAGCTCATACAATTGGGTTAGCAAGGTGTGCAACTTTCAGCAACAGATTGTTCAACTTCCAAGGAACAGGTGGTCCAGACAGCACGTTAGATTCAAGTATGGCAACTGATCTACAGAACCTATGCCCTGTGACCAGCGACGGAAACAACACTGCGGTTCTTGATCGGAACTCTAGAGATTTATTCGACAACCATTACTTTCAGAACTTGCTCACCGGAAAGGGCCTTCTCAGTTCTGATCAGCTTTTAATTTCTAGTGATTTAGCCGATACAACAAGTATCAAGAGCTTGGTCCAAAGCTATAGCTCTAATTCCAACCTTTTCCTGGCAGATTTTGCTAATTCTATGATCAAAATGGGAAGTATAAGTCCACTCACCGGGTCTGCTGGAGAGATAAGAAAGAACTGCAGGGTTGTTAATTCTTGA